From Uloborus diversus isolate 005 chromosome 8, Udiv.v.3.1, whole genome shotgun sequence, a single genomic window includes:
- the LOC129228358 gene encoding uncharacterized protein LOC129228358, producing METADVMIKSVLKKSDAVVKKGKKVSFCNTVKLFIEDEDSKINENEEKLKCVEISIVDSKKENLAIISDSLCHDDCSITDFLVHKVVYENGVTSDDDVEAPNDETEENILYSEPSEEEEDLEFVVHKVTEHEDDLIQQELEFEASNLENENESKTNLNCNELVISKFSKLSVENILVHDKIIAFIDQKKLSLPSSDHILSSKLDIMPDFSISKDFSGSSFDDFSSIKNTELILSPPLQELSLKKIVEAQSDNTLCELDISPLNSIQETDSESDISSEGTMIMMTSEECEKNEQHIRESLLQYESLKEKLSKSEDDEPSDNPNDSLIINAQAPDDSTKMPEDVQCETVPSLEDINTESSIQKTFEESEEISIKKSFVEDNEKPSIQTELYEPSSNKLVKFESSLRKPKPFFQEPVVNLEEENNLDLSYVHAIRKASLKTPNNVSYWEKSLSSVEIPKDVREWKILLSRLNKNADGMEPSHQQNMQSYETDTDSESSFCSRGESDSSKFALSVEESPSSTKSDELESFVHQSTERVERIRNRYLVKNKPRVDLGFVRNSSVRGIRPRFGSTAEILQRMQERNLPHFSASSKTHLSWPCHETHNPEFDCSRTRQPSHYYFSQNISGEYSSQTSFTTHRRKQFAYCDHNSMSSCPSIFLHERGAPEGASPPRSLSEDSIDQSFDEDNPNSVVYYSMKV from the coding sequence ATGGAAACTGCTGATGTAATGATAAAATCAGTGTTAAAGAAATCTGATGCAGTTGTcaagaaagggaaaaaagtttcattttgtaACACAGTGAAGCTATTTATTGAAGATGAGGACAGTAAAATTAATGagaatgaagaaaaattaaaatgtgttgaAATAAGCATTGTtgatagcaaaaaagaaaatctagCCATTATATCTGATTCATTATGTCATGATGATTGCAGTATAACAGATTTTTTAGTTCATAAAGTAGTCTATGAAAATGGTGTTACATCTGATGATGATGTTGAGGCACCAAATGATGAAACGGAGGAAAACATATTATATTCTGAACCatcagaagaagaagaagatttgGAATTTGTTGTTCATAAAGTTACTGAGCATGAAGATGATTTAATTCAACAGGAACTAGAGTTTGAAGCTTCTAATCTAGAGAatgaaaatgaaagcaaaacCAACCTAAACTGTAATGAGCTTGTAATTAGTAAGTTCTCAAAATTAAGTGTTGAAAATATCTTGGTTCATGACAAAATCATTGCTTTCATTGatcaaaaaaagttatctttaccATCGTCTGATCATATCTTAAGTTCAAAACTGGACATTATGCCTGATTTTTCAATCAGCAAAGATTTTAGTGGTTCAAGCTTTGATGATTTTTCTTCTATCAAAAACACAGAATTAATTTTATCTCCGCCACTACAGGAGCTCAGTTTGAAGAAAATTGTTGAAGCACAATCAGATAATACATTGTGTGAGCTTGATATAAGTCCATTAAATTCAATTCAAGAAACGGATAGTGAATCGGATATATCTTCTGAAGGCACAATGATTATGATGACATCGGAAGAATGTGAGAAAAATGAACAGCATATTAGGGAAAGTCTTTTGCAATATGAATCTTTAAAAGAGAAACTGTCTAAAAGTGAAGATGACGAACCTTCTGATAATCCAAATGACTCATTGATCATCAATGCACAAGCTCCAGATGATAGTACAAAAATGCCAGAAGATGTTCAATGTGAAACTGTTCCTAGTTTGGAAGATATTAATACAGAGAGTAGTATTCAGAAAACTTTTGAAGAGAGTGAAGAAATTagtattaaaaagtcttttgtagAAGACAATGAGAAACCATCCATTCAAACTGAGTTGTATGAGCCATCTTCTAATAAACTAGTCAAGTTTGAAAGTAGTTTAAGAAAACCAAAGCCTTTCTTCCAAGAACCAGTTGTGAATCTTGAAGAAGAGAACAATTTAGATTTAAGTTATGTGCATGCAATTAGGAAAGCATCATTAAAAACTCCAAATAATGTGAGTTATTGGGAAAAGTCTTTATCTTCAGTCGAAATTCCGAAAGATGTCCGTGAGTGGAAAATATTGCTGAGTCGGTTGAACAAAAACGCTGATGGAATGGAGCCAAGTCATCAACAGAACATGCAATCCTATGAAACAGATACAGATAGTGAATCTAGCTTCTGTTCAAGAGGAGAGTCGGATTCTTCCAAATTTGCTTTGTCCGTAGAAGAATCCCCTTCCTCAACAAAGTCGGATGAACTTGAGAGTTTTGTGCACCAAAGTACAGAAAGAGTGGAGAGAATTCGAAACCGTTACCTTGTGAAGAATAAACCTCGGGTAGATTTAGGGTTTGTACGAAATTCTTCAGTTCGTGGTATAAGGCCGAGGTTTGGTTCAACTGCAGAAATTTTGCAACGGATGCAAGAGCGAAATCTTCCACATTTTAGTGCATCTTCCAAAACACACTTGTCGTGGCCTTGCCATGAAACACACAATCCAGAATTTGACTGCTCTCGAACGAGACAGCCATCTCATTATTATTTTAGTCAAAACATATCTGGTGAGTATTCATCACAAACATCCTTCACAACTCATAGAAGAAAACAATTTGCTTACTGTGATCATAATTCTATGTCATCTTGTCCGTCCATTTTTCTACATGAAAGAGGTGCTCCAGAAGGTGCTAGCCCACCAAGATCTCTTTCTGAAGATAGTATAGATCAGTCTTTTGATGAGGACAATCCAAATAGTGTTGTGTATTATTCCATGAAAGTATGA